The window AAGGCAACACTGGCGTGATAAAATTAAAAACCCCGAAAGAGATCGAGAAAATCCGGAGAGCCGGTAATTTAGTAGCAAGATGTCTCGAACTCGCGGGTAAAATGGTAGAACCGGGTCTACCGACAATTGAAATCGACCGTGCAATCGAAGCGTTAATCCGTTCAAGTGGCGGAAAACCGGTCTTCAAAGGGTATGGACCACGAGATAATCCATTTCCTTCTTCGACCTGTATTTCGATTGACGAAGAAGTAGTACACGGAATCCCTTCAGCCCGTAAACTCGAAACCGGAATGATAGTTGGTGTTGATGTCGGGGTTGAATTGGATGGTTACATCGGCGATGCGGCGCGAACCTTTGCCGTCGGTGAAATCAGCGATTTGAAAAAACGGTTGATGCAGGCTACGGAAGAATCGTTGGCAATCGCAATCGACCAGATCGTTCCCGACGTTTCGCACTTATCCGATATCGGATATACCGTGCAGACCCATGTCGAAGCCCGTGGTTTTAGTGTGGTACGCGACCTGTGTGGACATGGTGTCGGTCAAAAGATGCATGAAGATCCGCAAGTCCCGAACTATGGACAAAAGGGACGCGGCGTCATTTTAAGACCGGGTATTGTGATTGCGATCGAACCGATGATTAATGCGGGTACCTACGCAGTGAAAGTCCTGAAAGATGGATGGACAGTCGTCACTGCCGATGGTAAACCGTCAGCGCATTTTGAACATACCGTCGCGATTACCGAACAGGGTCCGCAGCGGTTAACGATTTTAGAGTGACAGGAGACGAATGGGTAGCGACACTTCCATCAAACTGGACGGCGTAGTCGTAGAATCGTTGCCCAATGCGACGTTCCGGGTTGAATTGGAAAAGGGGCACATCGTACTCGCCCATATCTCGGGAAAGATGAGAATGAATTTCATCAAGATTCTGCCCGGTGATAAGGTGACAGTCGAGATTAGTCCCTACGATTTGAAACGTGGACGGATCGTCTACCGCTATAAATAGTCTGTCGGACAGACGTTGTTGTTTGTCCATTCGTAAGCCGGGCTGTTTAGTCCGACATTAGCTAAGGAAAATGAGGATACGATGAAAGTCCGCCCCTCGGTAAAAAAAATCTGCGACGCTTGTAAAATTGTGAAGCGAAATGGCGTTGTTCGAGTTATCTGCTCGAAGAAGCCAAAGCATAAGCAACGTCAAGGGTAATCGAAATTCGTTCGTTGAGGTTGGGCATATTAGCCCGATGAAGTTCTGGAGGTTAGGCAATTCGTTTCGAATCACGGAACGTAATCCTGCCTGACAATCTGCAAGGGTTGAGTTAACATCACCCGAATTTGAGGAGTAAAAGTGGCACGTATCGCAGGCGTCGATCTACCTCGCAATAAGCGTATTGAGATCGCGTTACGTTACATCTATGGAATCGGTCCCGCGATCGCAGCGAAGATTTGTACGGATACCGGTGTTAATCCCGGAAAAAAAGCCGGCGATCTGAACGACGACGAGCAGAACAAAATCCGTAATGCGATTACCGCAGAGTACAAGGTCGAAGGTGCGCTTCGTTCCGAAGTGCAGATGAATATCAAACGCTTGATGGACATCGCCTGTTACCGTGGATTGCGTCATCGTAGAGGTTTGCCAGTGCGCGGACAGAATACGAAAAACAATTCCCGTACCCGGAAAGGTCGTAAGAAGACCATCGCCGGTAAGGTTACTGCACCTCGGAAGTAATATTCCTTAGAGGTTGGCAACCTAAACTAATGCCTCTGTACGGCAGACAAAACAGTTTGTCGACATATCGAATCGAAAGTTGGATGCTCAAATCCGACAATTTTGGCGGAATCGCCTGCATATAAGGGAGCGAGTTCGTGGCAACTCCGAAGAAGAAGAAGACTAAGAAACGCGAAAAAGTGGAAGCGAGCGGCGCAGCATTTATCCAAGCGTCGTTCAACAACACCTTAATCACCATCACTGACGCCTATGGCAATACAATTTCGTGGTCGTCAGCAGGAAAAATGGGATTCCGCGGCAGTCGGAAGAATACGCCGTTTGCGGCGCAACAGGCTGCACAACAAGCTGCAAAGACCGCGATCGATCTCGGTTTACGGAAGATTGCGATTCAAGTCAAGGGACCTGGCGGCGGAAGGGAATCGGCAGTGCGCGCCTTGTCCGCGGCAGGATTGCAAGTCCAGTCGATTAAAGATGTCACCCCGTTGCCGCACAACGGTTGCCGTCCCAAGAAACGACGTCGCGTCTAACTTGTTTTTGAGAGGTTGGGCAATATTGCCTGACCGCAAAGGGCAAATTTCGCCCGCTGTTTGGAGAGCGGTGAACCCGCGAACCTTGGTTTTAGGAGTTGAATCGAATGGCAAGATATACCGGTCCGGTTTGCCGAATCTGCCGCCGCGAAGGCGAAAAATTATATCTCAAGGGCGAACGCTGCTTGACTCCCAAGTGCGCGTTTGAGCGTAAAGGCTTCATCCCCGGACAACATGGCAGAAACCGGCGCGGCAAGGTTTCCGAATACGGCATGCAGTTACGAGAAAAGCAGAAGATTCGCCGTATGTA of the bacterium genome contains:
- the rpmJ gene encoding 50S ribosomal protein L36, yielding MKVRPSVKKICDACKIVKRNGVVRVICSKKPKHKQRQG
- the rpsK gene encoding 30S ribosomal protein S11, which encodes MATPKKKKTKKREKVEASGAAFIQASFNNTLITITDAYGNTISWSSAGKMGFRGSRKNTPFAAQQAAQQAAKTAIDLGLRKIAIQVKGPGGGRESAVRALSAAGLQVQSIKDVTPLPHNGCRPKKRRRV
- the infA gene encoding translation initiation factor IF-1 encodes the protein MGSDTSIKLDGVVVESLPNATFRVELEKGHIVLAHISGKMRMNFIKILPGDKVTVEISPYDLKRGRIVYRYK
- the rpsM gene encoding 30S ribosomal protein S13 → MARIAGVDLPRNKRIEIALRYIYGIGPAIAAKICTDTGVNPGKKAGDLNDDEQNKIRNAITAEYKVEGALRSEVQMNIKRLMDIACYRGLRHRRGLPVRGQNTKNNSRTRKGRKKTIAGKVTAPRK
- a CDS encoding 30S ribosomal protein S4; translated protein: MARYTGPVCRICRREGEKLYLKGERCLTPKCAFERKGFIPGQHGRNRRGKVSEYGMQLREKQKIRRM
- the map gene encoding type I methionyl aminopeptidase, yielding MIKLKTPKEIEKIRRAGNLVARCLELAGKMVEPGLPTIEIDRAIEALIRSSGGKPVFKGYGPRDNPFPSSTCISIDEEVVHGIPSARKLETGMIVGVDVGVELDGYIGDAARTFAVGEISDLKKRLMQATEESLAIAIDQIVPDVSHLSDIGYTVQTHVEARGFSVVRDLCGHGVGQKMHEDPQVPNYGQKGRGVILRPGIVIAIEPMINAGTYAVKVLKDGWTVVTADGKPSAHFEHTVAITEQGPQRLTILE